From one Perca fluviatilis chromosome 10, GENO_Pfluv_1.0, whole genome shotgun sequence genomic stretch:
- the selenoh gene encoding selenoprotein H: MASKAGRRGTKRKAEVEQAEEEKPSVGEERARGEGDNGQGGQRVVIEHCKSURVYGRNAEEVKSALLAAHPELIVVFNPEKPRRNSFEITLVDGGKEKSLWTGIKKGPPRKLKFPQPDVVVAALQEALEAE, from the exons ATGGCGTCTAAAGCAG GTCGCCGGGGCACGAAGCGCAAAGCGGAGGTTGAGCAGGCCGAGGAGGAGAAGCCATCTGTGGGGGAGGAGAGGGCCAGAGGAGAGGGGGACAACGGCCAGGGAGGCCAAAGGGTGGTCATTGAACACTG TAAGAGCTGACGAGTGTATGGGCGtaatgctgaggaggtgaaatcTGCTCTCCTGGCTGCCCACCCTGAACTGATTGTGGTCTTCAACCCTGAGAAACCCCGCAGGAACAGCTTTGAGATCACTCTGGTGGATGGAGGCAAAG AAAAATCACTGTGGACTGGAATAAAGAAGGGTCCGCCTCGTAAGCTGAAGTTTCCTCAACCCGATGTTGTAGTTGCTGCTCTGCAGGAGGCTCTTGAGGCTGAGTAG